The following proteins are encoded in a genomic region of Cryptomeria japonica chromosome 11, Sugi_1.0, whole genome shotgun sequence:
- the LOC131032236 gene encoding uncharacterized protein LOC131032236, protein MWELWKERNRRLFRNKKLEVHKIINIIDSATTELMNNWLLSDIIKNALVTYWDEKMKKHWEGLSFSPFVWDGPLESLRSRAECRWQPPGEGWVKLNFDGAFHGNLEQAGIGCSVHNWESKEIAILASPIGIKTNNWAELMALVEGLHLCRRLGVKNLVIEGDPTIIINALRKCSMPNWRLNTLLSKAIDLCKGFDRFTVNHIYREGNKRADELANIGADDI, encoded by the coding sequence ATGTGGGAgctgtggaaggaaagaaatagacgtctctttagAAATAAAAAACTTGAGGTTCACAAAATCATCAATATAATTGACTCTGCTaccactgagctcatgaacaactggCTTTTATCTGACATAATAAAGAATGCCTTAGTAACCtactgggatgaaaagatgaaaaaacacTGGGAGGGCTTATCTTTTTCTCCCTTTGTATGGGATGGTCCTCTTGAAAGTCTTCGATCAAGAGCTGaatgcagatggcagcccccaggcGAAGGATGggtgaagttaaactttgatggggcattcCATGGCAATCTAGAGCAAGCAGGTATAGGATGCTCTGTTCATAATTGGGAAAGCAAAGAAATCGCTATCCTTGCTTCCCCTATAGGCATCAAAACCAACAATTGGGCGGAATTGATGGCCCTAGTAGAGGGGCTGCACCTGTGTAGGAGATTAGGAGTTAAAAATTTGGTTATTGAAGGGGATCCGACTATAATTATCAATGCTCTCAGGAAATGCAGCATGCCTAACTGGAGACTAAACACTTTGTTGTCAAAGGCTATTGACTTATGTAAAggttttgataggttcacagtcaatcatatttatagggaaggtaacAAAAGAGCGGATGAGCTGGCCAACATAGGAGCGGATGACATCTAA
- the LOC131860011 gene encoding uncharacterized protein LOC131860011: MARTSGSISQPQIPIFNGKNYDYWSIKMKTSLCSQGIWNFVENGFPELANQQAYQALSQAEKDLLEENKKKDAKALFFIQQAMEESIFPKVAAARRSKQAWDSFQTTYQGIGKVIMAKLQILRRDFENLQMKDSDSIDSFVTHAMLIVNQLRSYGDTIEDQKIVEKIVRSLPGKFDAVVIAIQEAKDLSQLLVDELMGRKVWVYFLKYKSDVFAVFMEFKAKVEKESGYYIKTLRTDQGGEYISIDFQNFCKENGINK; encoded by the exons ATGGCAAGAACAAGTGGAAGTATTTCACAACCACAGATTCCAATTTTTAATGGCAAAAATTATGACTATTGGAGTATTAAAATGAAAACTTCATTATGCTCCCAGGGCATTTGGAACTTTGTTGAAAATGGGTTCCCTGAACTAGCAAATCAACAAGCATATCAAGCACTTTCACAAGCTGAGAAAGATTTGCTAGaggaaaacaagaagaaagatgcaAAGGCACTATTTTTCATTCAACAAGCAATGGaggaatcaatctttccaaaggttgCAGCTGCCAGAAGATCAAAGCAAGCATGGGATAGTTTCCAAACAACATACCAAGGCATAGGCAAGGTAATAATGGCAAAATTACAAATACTTAGAAGGGATTTTGAAAATTTGCAAATGAAGGACTCGGACTCAATAGATTCATTTGTCACTCATGCAATGTTAATAGTAAATCAGCTAAGGTCCTATGGAGACACTATTGAAgatcaaaagattgtagagaaaatAGTTAGAAGTCTGCCTGGCAAGTTTGATGCAGTTGTAATAGCCATTCAAGAGGCCAAAGATCTTTCTCAACTATTAGTAGATGAATTAATGGG caGAAAAGTATGGGTTTATTTCTTGAAATATAAATCAGATGTATTTGCTGTTTTTATGGAGttcaaggcaaaagttgagaaagaaagtggataCTATATTAAAAcattgagaactgatcaaggtggagaGTACATATCAATTGATTTTCAGAATTTTTGCAAAGAAAATGGCATAAATAAATAA